One Algibacter sp. L3A6 genomic region harbors:
- a CDS encoding type IX secretion system membrane protein PorP/SprF, translated as MKEFKLNTQSFLLLICLIIFSSLDAVAQQDPQYTQYMYNTMSINPAYAGQREVLSITGLYRTQWVGIDGAPKTQTLGIHSPLRNERIGIGLSVVNDALGPAEETYIDANLSYSIPLDYDYTTLSFGVKAGLHQLSTDWSKGQYQTSDPLFNENVSRLSPTVGVGVYLSNREWYLGVSAPNLLTTDHYDDFIESIATERINFYAIAGYVFDINNDLKLKPSAFIKAVSGAPVIGDISLNGLYREKLTLGLAWRWDDSVSLLTGFQISDGLYVGYAYDLTTTGLNNYNSGSHEIMLRFELRKAGRLLSPRFF; from the coding sequence ATGAAAGAATTTAAATTAAATACGCAGTCTTTTCTATTATTAATATGCTTAATCATATTTAGTAGTTTAGATGCCGTTGCGCAGCAAGATCCGCAGTATACTCAATATATGTATAACACCATGAGTATCAACCCAGCATATGCAGGGCAAAGAGAAGTTTTGAGTATAACAGGTTTATATAGAACACAATGGGTTGGTATCGATGGAGCTCCAAAAACACAAACTTTAGGTATTCATTCACCGTTAAGAAACGAGCGTATTGGTATAGGGCTATCTGTTGTAAATGATGCCTTAGGACCAGCAGAAGAAACCTATATTGATGCTAATTTAAGTTATAGCATACCTTTGGATTACGATTATACAACGCTATCGTTTGGAGTAAAAGCAGGACTTCATCAATTAAGTACCGACTGGAGTAAAGGTCAGTATCAAACCTCAGACCCTTTATTTAATGAAAATGTCAGTAGATTATCTCCTACCGTTGGTGTTGGTGTGTATCTCAGCAATAGAGAATGGTATTTAGGCGTTTCTGCACCTAATTTATTAACCACAGATCATTATGATGATTTTATAGAATCGATAGCTACAGAGCGTATAAATTTTTATGCCATTGCAGGTTATGTATTCGATATTAATAATGATTTAAAACTGAAACCTTCAGCATTTATAAAAGCCGTTTCTGGAGCACCGGTAATTGGCGATATATCATTAAATGGATTGTATAGAGAAAAATTAACGCTTGGTTTAGCATGGCGTTGGGACGATTCTGTAAGTTTACTTACTGGTTTTCAAATATCAGATGGTTTATACGTAGGTTATGCATACGATTTAACAACCACGGGTTTAAATAACTACAATAGTGGTTCTCACGAAATTATGCTACGTTTCGAATTACGAAAAGCAGGACGTTTATTATCCCCAAGATTCTTTTAA